The genome window CACGTAGTATTCATCCCGAAGTACCGGGAACAGCGCCTCACGGGTGCGACCGCCGACCGGCTTCACTCCATCTTCGAGGAAATCTGCGACGACAAGGACCTCGAACTGGTCGAAGCCGAAATCATGCCCGACCACGTTCACTTGTTCATCGGCAGCCCGCCGAAGAACGCCCCGTCGCTCATCGTCAACTGGGTGAAGGGAATTTCCGCCCGGTGGTACAATGAGCGGTCCAACGACCGTATCAAGTGGACGCGCTCGTACTACGTTGGGACTGCCGGCAGCGTCTCGAAAGACGCCGTCGAGCAGTACATCCGCGAGCAGAAGGACAAACAGGACGGGGAGTGGACCGCGTGAGGCGCGTTAACTCCTTCACTGTGGTACCGCGCTCCGACGCCGACGAGGAACTGCTTCAACGACTGTTGGACGCCTCTGCTTCCCTGTGGAATCAACTCACCTACGAGCGCCGACAGAACGTCACCGACCCCGACATCGACAAGTCGGTGTGGGAGACCGAGGACTACCGCAAGCAATACGTCGGTGTTCTCGGGAGCGCCACCGCCCAACAGGTGATTCGCAAGAACACCGAAGCGTGGCGGTCGTTCTTCGTCCTGAAAGAGAAAGGCGAAGCCAACGGCCTTCCGGGCTACTGGGGCAACGAGGAAGAGGGCCGGGAGTTGCGGACCTACATCCGCAACGACCAGTACACGCTCCAGTGGGGCGACCGTTCGACCATCGAACTCACAGTCGGCAGCGACCTCAAGGACGAGTACGATATGGGCTACCGCGAACGGCTCACGCTCGACGTTCGTGGGAAACCGAAGTGGTCGGGCGATCAAGGCCGGCTGGAACTGTACTACGACGAGTTGAGCGACCAATACAGGGCCATTCAACCTGTCACCACGGACGATTCTCGACAGGACTCACCATTAGCCGACGAGACGGCTGCTCTGGATATTGGTGCGAACAACATCGTTGCCTGTACGACCACGACCGGCCAGCAGTATCTGTACGAGGGACGCGACCTCTTCGAGCGGTTCCGCGAGACGACCCGCCGAATCGCCGAACACCAGTCGAAGGTGAAGCGCGAAGAGGGGCGGTACACGTCGAAGCGGATTCGACGCCTGTACCGACGCCGGACGCGACGGCGCGACCACGCCATGGACGCGCTTGCCCGCAACCTCTTCGAGCGACTGTACGAAGAAGGGGTTTCGACAGTGTACGTCGGAGACCTCACCGACGTACTCGACACGCACTGGTCGGTGCGGGCGAACGCCAAGACGCACAACTTCTGGGCGTTCCGCGCGTTCATCGACCGGCTGGCGTGCACCGCCGAGGAGTTCGGCATCACTGTCGAAGTTCGCCCCGAAGCGTGGACCAGCCAGACGTGTCCACAGTGCGGCTCGACGGAGGGCACGACTCGGCACCAAGACACGCTCACCTGTTCGTGCGGCTTTGAGGGCCACGCGGACCTCACGGCGTCGGAGACGTTCCTCCGACGGCACGAAACAGACGTACCACGGCCGATGGCACGGCCCGTGTGCCTCAAGTGGGACGACCACCGATGGTCGGCGTCACCACGCGCTCACCGTCCCAACGAGGAGCATACACACCCGCAAGTTACCGCCGGGGACTCGGCATAGCCGAACCCCCACGGTGGAATCCTCGCGCTTTAGCGCGGGGAGGATGTCAAGGAGGCCACGCAGACCCTTCGACGCCTGTACACTACCCAACCCTGACTCGGCGATCGCCTCGCTCAATCGTCGGATCCGGACGCCGTGTCGCCCTCGTGCCCAGGGTTTCGGCTCTTCGCTACCTCCGGGGCGGCGTTAAAAATGATTCGAAGGGT of Halomarina pelagica contains these proteins:
- the tnpA gene encoding IS200/IS605 family transposase, with product MVNSTRHAVYELYYHVVFIPKYREQRLTGATADRLHSIFEEICDDKDLELVEAEIMPDHVHLFIGSPPKNAPSLIVNWVKGISARWYNERSNDRIKWTRSYYVGTAGSVSKDAVEQYIREQKDKQDGEWTA
- a CDS encoding RNA-guided endonuclease InsQ/TnpB family protein; the protein is MRRVNSFTVVPRSDADEELLQRLLDASASLWNQLTYERRQNVTDPDIDKSVWETEDYRKQYVGVLGSATAQQVIRKNTEAWRSFFVLKEKGEANGLPGYWGNEEEGRELRTYIRNDQYTLQWGDRSTIELTVGSDLKDEYDMGYRERLTLDVRGKPKWSGDQGRLELYYDELSDQYRAIQPVTTDDSRQDSPLADETAALDIGANNIVACTTTTGQQYLYEGRDLFERFRETTRRIAEHQSKVKREEGRYTSKRIRRLYRRRTRRRDHAMDALARNLFERLYEEGVSTVYVGDLTDVLDTHWSVRANAKTHNFWAFRAFIDRLACTAEEFGITVEVRPEAWTSQTCPQCGSTEGTTRHQDTLTCSCGFEGHADLTASETFLRRHETDVPRPMARPVCLKWDDHRWSASPRAHRPNEEHTHPQVTAGDSA